The DNA window tttatatttgttaatgattaaaaaaaaattgtaatcaaaacttgatttaaaatgtgttacCTGTTTCTTCTGAAGGTCCAGAGAGTCTGAGCAATAAAATTTGTAATCAATTAAATGTTTGATCAGAGGCTTTGGTAGGATTTGGTAAATCCATGTGAATCATTTATCCAATTTGAATCATGTAGGATTTTATATATCCGTGGCAGCAGTCTAGCTGACCATAATGTTTAGACCAATGTTTTTTAAGATTCCAGATTAATCCACACTAACCATGTGGTGAAGTTGAGCAAGCTGATCTGAGCTTGTTGGATGCTGCTTCTTCGTATGTCCCACCCCTTTTTTCATGTACAGCCTCTAAAAAACTCTGTGTGTTAAATATGAATAAGTCGCAAATGATCAAAATTGTACATGAAGTAATAATGAAGCAGAAAGCATTCAAGTTTTAGCAGCATTTGTTCTTTGTATTAGCATGGCTTGCAATTGTGCCCTGTGTTATCTGTATCTTATACTACAAATCCAACTAAACACGTCAACTCCTGAGTTACTGGAATTAATTTTGTCCTTATGAATAAGCATATTGTCATTCAGGGTGTAGACACTTTTTGTACTGACCTTTGTAAGTTAATATAAGATTTCTGAGCCAATCACTGTTGTCTTACGGACAGtgatggctcaagtggttaaggctctggatttgttgattggaagatcagggttcaagcccctgcactgccaagctgcctctttgggcccttcagcaaggcccttaatcctcactgaccctgtgctctgataaAAGAAATAGTTCCCATgggctgtaatgtatatgagaaaaaataaaggcttttattatGATGAAACTCTTTCATAATGGTGAGATTCTGCTTTTATTCCAAGAGAAAAACTAattgagagaatgagtgtgaatAAAAAGGGATAGTTTCCAGTATAGGTTTTTTGGACATGGTCCATGCGTAGTTTTCTTGACACCAAAGGGGAAATGGAAAACGGTTACCACCATTTCTCTCTTAAATACATGTGAACAAGGGCGAAGGAACGTTCCCATGTACCAAGTTCTTATTTTGCACATTTAGGATTGTAGctagttttaacattttactaGTATTCATTTATATCTATGTATCCCAATAATTTGTATCTTACATCCAGTAGCCAAACTTAATAGCAATGGCCAGCTATTTGTGCTAAAATGATACTCAAATTAAAACTAGTTCATTTTGACAGCAAGCTAGATGTTAGATATTAGCttgtataattaaataatgtagCAACGTTTGCTAGCCCAACAGCTAATATCCAGACAAAAAGTGTCATATTGTGTCTCAATTCAGGCTATTgtgaataattaaaatgtataatacatATGGTTGGCAGGTTAACTAAATTTGAGCAaggttatattatatacacgTGGCATAGTTTACTAGTATGTTAGACATGCTTAGGTTAACTATTATAAGTCCAGTATGTTGTTTACCTCTGTAAATTTTCAAAGTTTAGATTTATAAAATTTTCTGTGTATAAATCTCATTCTGCCACTAGAGAGCGCCAAGAGTCTTctatacacttacagtataATACTTTTATGATCATTTAGTTCTAGGcaaaattaattacaaataaaaatgctttgaaACACCTATCTTGGTTCTGGTGCATCAGAAGTCACATATTTAGTTGGAGAGCAATTCAAGTGTCACATGATCTTAATTATAATTACTCCTGTTCCTGGAAGCCATCATGAAGACCAAGGAGCTATCGAAACAAGTCCAGGCCCAAACCTGTTACAGCATGACAATGAACCCTACCATAAAACCAGgattggagtggaagaacttgagtgacAAGAACAAAGCCCTGGCCTCAACCCACCTGAACATGTTTTGCATGAGGTGGAATACTGGCTGCACCTCAGCCCATCTCATCTAACATTAATACCTGACCTCATTAATGCTCTTATGGATAAAATGGATTCTAAGCCTGTGTTATTGTGCCTCTGTCTAgtttctgtactgtacatgtcctCCTTTTATCTATGTGGGGTTCATCTTGCTTTCTCCTACCTCCTTTATGCATGAAACTGCCTTAggtgcaaatgtgtgtgcatgcattagGGGGTTActgtatttaattcaattcgattcaagtgaattcaatgtatttatttgtatagcgcttttaacaatttcccagaTTTTCAAAGTAGGtttacagaagagagagaaaagaaatggcAGCAACGCAGCAAGAAAAAACTTCCTGGGAAGATAGGacgaagaaaccttgagaggaaccagactcagaagggaacctcattctcatttgggtgacactggacagtaaataatgtaaatgtaaataatgtcctttctacaatatGTTTATAATAGTTACCAAGAGCTCCttaggaactaatgggtcaatGTATTCATTAGATGACCCGAACCCAATTGAATTGTAACGCTGAGTGTGTTCCAGACCTTTTCGTCCAAAATTAGTGCCTGACTTCACAAATGCTCTGTGGACTGAATGGGCAAAAAATCTCACAGAAACGTTCCAAAACCTTGCGGAATGCTTTCCTGGAATATCGAAGTCTGGTGTAGATGCacatagggttagggttagatttagTGGGGACCAAGTCCATTTTATGCCAATGATTTTTGAATGCGATATCCAACAAGCTCATaaatgtgatggtcaggtgtccacatccTTTGGGCCATTTAGATTATATACGGTAGCCTTACTAATTTACCAATACTTATGAGTTATGCTGATATCTATGCTTTGTTAAAGGCCTCTAAGCTTCCcctgtattcatttatttcataaatatgttAACTAGAGAGGTTTGTTTGGCTTCTTATTGGCTGGAGTTGTTCAAGAAGGTTTTGATTGGCTGTGAACTTCATGGGTGGACTgggactgtttttgtttttttctttaaggaagaccaaaacactgtgtgtgtgtgtgtgtgtgtgtgtgtgtgtgtgtgtgtgtgtgtgtgtgtgtgtgtgtgtgtgtgtgtgtgtgtgtgtgtgtgtgtgtgtgtgtgtgtgtgtgtgtgtgagcgtgtgttaATATTTGTGTCTGCGCGTGACACACTGTCGGTGCGCGGTGTCGCGTCATGGCTGCGCGAGAGCCTGAAAACGGAGTAAGGAGATCTTCCAGACACGACAACATTATtcctaataaaaatgaaagtgaaaatccACCTGAGAAagatgaggagaggagaaagtGGAACGTCGGGAATTACTGGGGCTTCTCATTAGAAGGAATATTCGGGCTCGCGCTTAAATTTTTCAAAGGTAACACAGTTTGAAGTTTTTTGGGAAAACCATTTCTTGTGTTTCGTAAACTGTGGGATTTAATATCAGACTTCTGCTTTGTGGTAGTTTAGTAAACGTTTACTCCTTTCTGCATGTGGGCATGTGGCagcctggtggttaaggtgctAGGCTATCAaacggaaggttgtgagttcgaaccCCATGTCTAATtagctgcctctgttgggctcctgagcaaggcccttaacactcagttgtattaaaatgaaatactttAAGTTGCTCTGGGTAAGTGTGTCTGCTTAAATGTACTCCTGGAGGATCACAAACTATCAGCCACACAGAGTCTCTTCTAAAAGTATTGGACCAACAAAGTCAAGTAATCTTTTCTACCCACTAAAGACATTTACATCCCATACAACCGAgtattaagggccttgctcaggggccaacaGGTGGTAGcctggtggacataggaatcaaactcacaacctttgtGTTGGTAATCCagtaccttaaccactaggctatacAATGTTTTGGTGAGTAAAAGTACTGGACCTGTTGATCCCTTGTGTGCTATAACTGATGGACCTGGTGACCCACTGACATCACCATCCTGTTGCATTCTTCTTTTGTGAGACTTTTCCAGGcgtctttctgtttgtttgtttttcaaggGTTTTTCATTCAGTCTCCTCGTCAGGAGGTGAAAAATGCCATCAGGTGATTAACTCTGGCCAGACTACTACCTTCCACAATGTTCCTCTGATGAAGTCCTTTCTTGTGTTGGCACTGTATGTTGGGTCGTTGCCTTCCTGCATGATAAAATTCCGCCTAATTGATCGGATAAGTTACATCAATTCTGATTATTGATCCCATTCCAGAAGCAGCAATGCAAACCCAAACCGTGGCACCTATGTACACCATGCATGACTCATGAGTTTGTATGTAAGCAGAGACTTACTGTCTCCACACTTTGGCCTTTCTATCATTTTGGTAGGGGTTAGATCTTGGATCCAGTTTTTTGTGCATCTTTTCTACTTCCAATTTGATCCtcagaaccagaatcagaatcagaaagtcatgttttcacatggaggaatttgttttagtgacagaagctccacagtgtaacagaatgacatatacaatatacttCTGATACTGTACATGATTTCTGATGATTGATTTGCATCTTGATATTCCTGCTCCTGAAGCCTTCTTCAAATGGTGGATTGTGATTTCTTCACTTCTGCCCTGTGGAGGTTGCCGGTTATGGTCCTgttgttttgggggttttcttcacagctctcacaatgtTTTTGTCATTAATTGCTGTTCTTTCTCCTGGCATTGGATTAAGTGATGTCATGTTGTTTGTACACCAAAGTGAATTTGGTGTTAAATGTATATGCATTCAAAAAAGTATAGATGGTTTAATAAGTGTAGATGGCGGGAAGCCTGGTGCCCTTCCAAGAGAACTCGGGGTACAAGGCTGGGGGAACCCTAGATTGGATGCCTACCCATCATAAGGCAGAATCGCACAAATTCCCAcacccaatcacacactacagacactctagagatgccaatctgcCTACAACACATCTCTTTGGACTgtggaggaaaccggtgtaccAGAAGCAGGAGGAGAATATGCAAATTCGGGGTGGAGGAGGGAATAAAACCCTAACTCCATAGAGCACACCGATTGTTTGCATGGCGATCCTTAtcggaataaaaacaaatacctAGTGCTGTATGTGAAATGCAGATTTGCTCCACAtacaatgtttgtgtttatccatTAATACACTTAATGTATGTTAAccgtattttttttatattttttttgcagaaatgaATGGCAAGGCTTTTAATCCAACATATGAAGAAAACCTGCTATTTGTTGCACTTCAGAAACAAGTCTTACTCGGACCTTATAATCCAAAGTTTTGCCCCGAGATTGGGTTCTTTGACGTCCTGGGAAATGACAGAAGGTATTTTATGTGACAATGCAAGCAGCTCTGAGCTTATAAGCAAAAACATTTGTATGTTTATGCAAAACAGAATCTGTCCAGATGACATTTAGACTTGTTTGAGACATTGTCTCATGtactttaaataagaaaaacactGTATTGGCAGAAAGAAATGGGCAGAGCTGGGTAGCACAGCAAAGGAGGATGCCATGGAGGAGTTTGTGAAGCTTCTGTACAACTGCTGTAGTCTGTTTTCTGCATATGTCACATCTCATAAGATCGAGAAGGAGGAACATGAGAGGAAATTGTAAGTGTGATTCTTGTAAATAAAAGCTTTCTATTCTAAAAATTCACTACTGAATGAATTATGATGGAACGCATGTAATAAGTGTCAATATATTTTAACAGAAATAAAGTGAGTAGAACAGGGATTGCTTTTAGGAGTGGGAAATAGGAAGGATGGATTATGTAGAAGCAGAAAAGACTCTGGAGGATGATTGGATTAAGTATTGAACCAAGCAGCTTCTTATCAGTTCTCCTGAGAATTAAGAGTTGTTCATTAAGaatttgtttgtgttctgtacacattcagaagagaggaagaagaacgTCAAAGGCTGGAAAGAGAAGAGCGACAGGGGAAAGAAGAACGGGAGAAGATGAGACGAGAGTCTGATTGCTTACTAAACACCCAGCAGAAGTAAGGAACTAGtggtcagaaaaataaaagatttatcTATTTCCTTTCAGCTAATTCGCTAGAGGTACAGAGCTTATGTATTTTAATAGTAAAAGCTCCAAATCACAGCTCTTTTTAATTGTAAGTTTTATTCTGTTAGTGTTTAGAGACAGTTGCTCTATTACTGAATATACATCAACCTGATTGCAGGTCATGAAGGTCTTTTGTTCGTTTCAGGTTACtgataaagcatttttttagtTTCAGTTGGCAGACAAAATATTAGTGCACAATGGGTCCAATGCAACAACCGAAATGACTTGCAATGgtttaatatttgtgtgtgagcaGGTTATTATGTCTTAGTTGATACCAAATGTCCCCACATAGACAGGAATATGTGACAGTTTTGACATTGTTAGAAAATTTAGGCTTTTTAAATAGAGCATTCTTCATATCAGctttgatgtaaaataaaataaaaataccattTTCTTTTGCTTATTGAGACTAAGGTAAGGGTTTGATTTATGCATCGTGCAGCAAAATATCTGAATGAATAGGtccttatttgtgtgtgtgtgtgtgtgtgtgtgtgtgtgtgtgtgtgtgtgtgtgtgtaggcaacGGATGACGATTGCTCTGAATGCGCAGACACCGGTTCAGTTCCGGCAGAATGCAGAGGGAAAGACCTCCAAAAGCTcagaacagcagcagcaactcATCCAACAGCCTCAAGAGACACATTATCAAGAGTGTATACAGCAagcacaccatacacaccaagTCAAACAggttcattatttttgtttgccatTGAGGTGCACCGACATACTGTAAGCTACGCAGCTGTCCACCCTAGGCATACTTCCCTTTACTGATCCGCTCTAGCTACGCTCTAAGGCATTTCATAACAGatataactaataaaaaaaacatggtctgAAAGCTCCATTCATGTATTCTAAACACACCAATATTATCTCCTAGTATTATGTGTATTAAATGTTCAAAACCTGCTTCACTGCTATTCAAAATATAAACCTggaactaaacaaaaacaagtttATAGTTTGCTAGGTTATGGATCTCATATCAGGTTTAATCATTCAGATTAAACTTGAAGTCTTACACTCTGAACATCTTCTATAAATGTCTTTGTAAATCTGGTAAACACATCAGAGTATCtactaaatgtaaaaaaaataaacttgttaAACTAGACTTATGACccattaaatgtgtgtttactaggtaatttatgttttaatattttgctGAGGACCACAAGAATAGGAATATATAAGAGATTTGGGACATATGGAAACATTTGACTAATCCCCATACAgttttttggtttaaattttaaaaaaccgAAGTACCAGAAgtatttccttttgttttttggttaaggttctgggtaGATTTAGACTTAGCATGGTACTAAATGGctgcattaatatttatgcCAATAGAAGTTCGTTGCATGAAAGACAaatgtgaacgtgtgtgtgtgtgtgtacaggacaaGGATGAAGCTCCATCACCAGCTTCAAATGACATGGCTTCAATTACGAATCCGATCAACCCTTCAGACTCATCACAGAGGGAAATGTCTGACGCGAACCccaaacaatgtcatttattcATAGAAAGCAACCCAGGAGGTATGTGtaaaattatactttttatcTAGCACACGAAAATGCACAATCATGTCTGGTGTTTTATCTGtaataaaccttttttattttatctgtatGTGTATAGGTATTATAGGTAGGTattaagattccatacctgaaAAAGGCTAAGAATGATGATAAGAATTAAAGTGTGATGAAATGAAACTAGCACAACCACAGCAGATCCATGCTTAGCTTCGCTTTAAACATAACACCTTCCTCCTTCCTGTCTAATGCAGAATTTCCCATCATGGCACCCTCCATGTGGACAATGCCTCAGGTAAACGAATTCAAAGCGAAGACCAAGCAGGATGCAGAGTCTGTGATCACTGTTGGGAGAGGCGAAGTGCTAACCGTGCACATCCCCACCCATGCTGATGGATCTATGTTCTTTTGGGAATTCGCAACTGATTACCATGACATTGCCTTTGGCTTGTACTTTGAATGGCCAAACACAGTAAATGGTGTGGGAACTGAGAAGGTTGTGGAGTCTGTATctgaaaagagagaaacaggtAGGAAAAAGACATTCGATTGAATTTTTAAGGTTTATAGAGTACAGCAACTAGGTAGATTGTACGGCTGGgtgatatggctgaaaactgtatcacaatatcagtgtttcatttcaggcgatatcgataattattgatattttttatgacccatttaaaataaggaatccagcagaccagcacgagacaacaatatggcgcaaccaaacgtgatactgttacatgattggctgttagcatGTCACTCCCTACTTTGCTAGGTTACCAcagagtgagtgcctttgttaatgcaaccaaacttgctttgcAACCTCGGTTtccttccgacgaagaataaaaaatatcgaacgttttattgaacacattttttattgatatcgatcacgtgacTATCACGCTACATAtcgttattgttttatttattaattgacCAACCAGAATTCACTTACAGTACCATGATCCCCAAACATGCAAATCGTAGAGTGCTAGATTATTTAATTTGTCTGTAATATATATGGTTGTGTGTactatttatcattatttttctaCCCGTATCTATCTGTGATTCTTCCAATGCAGGCCAAGCTGAAGAGGCAAATCTAAAGTCTGagaagaaaacaggaagtgtggTCCCTCGGGTTAGCGAGGTGGTTCCGCTCTTTCGGCGGGACAGCCACGAGAGCGTATACGCAGGCAGTCACCAGTACCCAAGCCAAGGAGTTTACTTGCTCAGATTTGACAATTCTTATTCGCTCTGGAGGTCAAAGGTTGTCTATTACAGAGTCTACTACACCAGTCAGATTTATTAGAGACACACCTAGTCTGATAAGCTAGCCAGAGCATTGAACTTCTCACACACGTTTATGTTTTTTACTGAAATAATATGTTAATA is part of the Tachysurus fulvidraco isolate hzauxx_2018 chromosome 12, HZAU_PFXX_2.0, whole genome shotgun sequence genome and encodes:
- the zgc:162964 gene encoding Golgi resident protein GCP60 encodes the protein MAAREPENGVRRSSRHDNIIPNKNESENPPEKDEERRKWNVGNYWGFSLEGIFGLALKFFKEMNGKAFNPTYEENLLFVALQKQVLLGPYNPKFCPEIGFFDVLGNDRRKKWAELGSTAKEDAMEEFVKLLYNCCSLFSAYVTSHKIEKEEHERKLREEEERQRLEREERQGKEEREKMRRESDCLLNTQQKQRMTIALNAQTPVQFRQNAEGKTSKSSEQQQQLIQQPQETHYQECIQQAHHTHQVKQDKDEAPSPASNDMASITNPINPSDSSQREMSDANPKQCHLFIESNPGEFPIMAPSMWTMPQVNEFKAKTKQDAESVITVGRGEVLTVHIPTHADGSMFFWEFATDYHDIAFGLYFEWPNTVNGVGTEKVVESVSEKRETGQAEEANLKSEKKTGSVVPRVSEVVPLFRRDSHESVYAGSHQYPSQGVYLLRFDNSYSLWRSKVVYYRVYYTSQIY